One region of Epilithonimonas zeae genomic DNA includes:
- a CDS encoding DEAD/DEAH box helicase — MELQPIFEKLQIQDMNQMQKSIYKASENETDVVLLSPTGSGKTLGFLFPVLRNLQSDVKGIQTLILVPARELALQIEQVFKSMGTDFKVSIAYGGHDKKIEINNLIEAPAVLIGTPGRIAYHLKNKNFNPETIKTLVLDEFDKALELGFQEDMEYIIGSLNGLSQRILTSATVMDNIPKFVELNNEKKINFLKENEAKPNIQLKKVMTTPEEKLNTLFQLVCKIGNKRTLIFCNHRDAVDRISELLREKGIQRETFHGGMEQDERERALLKFRNDSARILITTDLASRGLDIPEVESIVHYQLPPKEDAFIHRNGRTARMNAKGFAYLIMTEDENFPFIKSNTPEENVSESHRVPERTPNQTIYISAGKKDKVNKVDIVGYLIKKGGLGKDDIGLIEVKDTTSYVAVNRKKTIELLKQLANEKLKGKKIKIEIAY, encoded by the coding sequence ATGGAATTACAACCAATCTTCGAAAAACTGCAGATTCAGGATATGAATCAAATGCAGAAATCTATATACAAAGCATCCGAGAACGAAACCGACGTGGTTTTATTATCACCAACCGGTTCAGGAAAAACATTAGGATTTTTATTTCCTGTTCTTAGAAATTTGCAATCTGACGTCAAAGGAATTCAAACCTTGATTTTGGTTCCGGCAAGAGAATTGGCTTTACAAATCGAACAGGTTTTCAAATCGATGGGAACAGATTTCAAAGTTTCTATTGCTTACGGTGGACACGATAAAAAGATAGAAATCAATAATCTGATAGAAGCTCCGGCAGTTCTGATTGGGACACCTGGAAGAATTGCTTATCACTTAAAAAATAAAAATTTCAATCCGGAAACCATCAAGACTTTGGTTCTGGATGAGTTTGACAAAGCTTTGGAATTAGGTTTTCAGGAAGATATGGAATATATTATTGGTTCGCTTAATGGACTTTCTCAACGTATTTTGACTTCTGCAACTGTGATGGACAACATTCCGAAGTTTGTAGAACTCAACAACGAAAAGAAAATCAATTTCCTAAAAGAAAACGAAGCCAAACCAAATATTCAGCTGAAAAAGGTAATGACCACGCCTGAAGAAAAACTGAACACACTTTTCCAACTCGTCTGCAAAATCGGAAACAAAAGAACATTGATTTTCTGTAATCACAGAGATGCGGTGGACAGAATTTCTGAACTTCTGAGGGAAAAAGGAATCCAGCGAGAAACTTTCCACGGCGGAATGGAACAGGACGAACGAGAGCGTGCTTTACTAAAATTCAGAAATGATTCTGCGAGAATATTAATCACAACAGATTTAGCTTCGCGAGGTTTGGACATTCCAGAAGTGGAGTCCATTGTACATTATCAATTGCCACCAAAAGAAGATGCTTTCATCCACAGAAACGGTCGAACCGCAAGAATGAACGCCAAAGGTTTTGCTTATCTTATAATGACTGAGGACGAAAATTTCCCTTTCATCAAAAGCAATACGCCGGAAGAAAATGTTTCAGAAAGTCACCGCGTTCCGGAAAGAACACCAAACCAAACCATCTACATCAGTGCTGGTAAAAAAGATAAAGTCAATAAAGTTGACATTGTCGGTTATCTAATAAAAAAAGGTGGTCTTGGAAAAGATGACATTGGATTGATTGAAGTGAAAGACACGACTTCTTACGTCGCTGTCAACCGTAAAAAAACCATCGAATTGCTCAAACAATTAGCCAACGAAAAGTTAAAAGGCAAAAAGATAAAAATAGAAATCGCTTATTAA
- a CDS encoding SMP-30/gluconolactonase/LRE family protein encodes MKSFWKFRYVAILLILMNCKVQNTNEKLFDVPPTLLSSQFTFTEGPASDKEGNVYFTDQPNDKIYFWNWKTNQLELFLAKTGRANGTYFDKNDNLITCSDDNGEIWKINKNKDIQVLSKGFEGKRLNGPNDLWIDKFGGIYFTDPLYKRDYWKNFKEEIPEKNLYYRNQNGTITKLETFVQPNGIIGSEKLKKLYVSDINAGKTYVYDIRGKGKLSEKKLFCEMGSDGMTLDNQGNLYLTGNGVTIFNNKGEKLTYIPIDEEWTSNVTFGGKNNSTLFITASHSVYVLPMNVSGIK; translated from the coding sequence ATGAAAAGTTTTTGGAAGTTTCGTTATGTCGCGATTTTGTTGATTCTGATGAATTGCAAAGTTCAAAATACCAATGAAAAATTGTTTGACGTTCCGCCGACATTACTTTCAAGTCAATTTACTTTTACGGAAGGACCGGCTTCTGATAAAGAAGGAAATGTCTATTTTACAGATCAGCCCAATGATAAGATCTATTTTTGGAACTGGAAAACCAATCAGTTGGAATTATTTCTTGCTAAAACAGGACGAGCTAACGGAACTTATTTTGATAAAAATGATAATCTCATTACTTGTTCCGATGACAACGGTGAGATCTGGAAAATCAATAAAAATAAAGACATTCAGGTTTTGTCAAAAGGTTTTGAAGGTAAAAGACTGAACGGACCAAATGATCTTTGGATCGATAAATTTGGAGGAATCTATTTTACAGATCCGTTGTACAAAAGAGATTATTGGAAAAACTTCAAAGAAGAGATCCCGGAGAAAAATCTGTATTACAGAAATCAAAACGGAACGATTACAAAACTGGAAACCTTCGTTCAGCCTAATGGAATTATCGGTTCTGAAAAACTTAAGAAACTTTATGTTTCTGATATCAATGCTGGAAAAACTTATGTTTACGATATCCGGGGTAAAGGAAAATTATCTGAAAAGAAATTGTTCTGCGAAATGGGTTCGGACGGAATGACTTTGGACAACCAGGGAAATCTCTATCTCACAGGAAATGGTGTAACGATTTTCAATAATAAAGGCGAAAAATTAACCTATATTCCGATTGATGAGGAATGGACTTCCAATGTGACTTTTGGCGGAAAAAATAACTCTACTTTGTTCATCACAGCGTCGCATTCTGTTTATGTTTTGCCTATGAATGTCTCCGGAATCAAATAA
- a CDS encoding MerR family transcriptional regulator — MKLNLPDKLYYSIGEVAKAFDVNTSLIRYWEQEFPIIKPKKNKKGNRYFTPSDIENLKIIYHLVKEKGYTLDGARVALTTNTKISETITIIDRLEFIKAELLKLKNSLND, encoded by the coding sequence ATGAAACTCAATCTTCCGGACAAACTCTACTATTCTATTGGCGAAGTTGCCAAAGCTTTTGATGTAAACACGTCCCTAATTCGCTATTGGGAACAGGAATTCCCTATCATCAAACCTAAGAAAAACAAGAAAGGAAACCGCTATTTTACACCTTCTGACATCGAGAATTTGAAGATTATTTATCATCTCGTAAAAGAAAAAGGTTATACGCTGGACGGCGCAAGAGTTGCATTAACAACCAATACAAAAATCTCTGAAACCATCACGATTATTGACAGATTGGAATTTATCAAAGCGGAACTTTTGAAGTTAAAAAACTCTTTGAACGATTAA
- a CDS encoding helix-hairpin-helix domain-containing protein, whose amino-acid sequence MNPKLPFQIRKRQIFSLAIFGILVIFSQTAFSIYKKNQHYEKPQITFITPKVEEIILTEFNPNDLDENQWKNLGFNEKQIKTILKYKEVVGGNFKSKEQFKKCYALTPEKYEQLKNYILLPENNSDFKNNPFTYKPYEKKKLNIKGKFNPDLYTQKDWENLGFSEKQSAAILKYKNYLGGSFISKEKLKECFMINDEQFSQMSPFLILPNKTTENLAQKFEKKKEKEVVQINRYFDPNELNQEQWQALGFSEKQAISILKYRDKILKGSFKSLEDIQKCYMISPEKFEEMKPWIKLSIPDKAKQTEEKTIVAEKTDFSKINLNQITFKQLQEFGFTEKDSAGILAFRKKLGGFINKQQLLETYEIDRALCEKLIYVTKLDNSDVPKYSLTEAPEDWLKKHPYFRFSADRIIFYRISYPNDRKIWKYLKLKPEYEEKMRLYIINDK is encoded by the coding sequence ATGAATCCAAAATTACCTTTCCAAATCCGGAAAAGGCAGATTTTCAGCCTTGCAATTTTCGGGATTCTTGTTATTTTTTCGCAGACTGCTTTTTCGATTTATAAGAAAAATCAGCATTATGAAAAGCCTCAAATCACTTTCATTACACCGAAAGTTGAAGAGATTATTCTGACTGAATTTAATCCAAATGATTTAGACGAAAATCAGTGGAAGAATCTTGGTTTCAATGAAAAGCAGATCAAAACGATTTTGAAATATAAAGAAGTTGTAGGCGGAAATTTCAAATCTAAGGAGCAATTCAAAAAGTGTTACGCACTTACTCCAGAGAAATATGAACAGCTGAAAAATTACATTCTTCTTCCTGAAAATAATTCTGATTTTAAAAATAATCCATTCACTTATAAACCTTATGAAAAGAAAAAGCTGAATATCAAAGGGAAATTCAATCCTGACTTGTATACTCAAAAAGATTGGGAAAACCTTGGTTTTTCTGAGAAACAATCGGCTGCTATTCTAAAATATAAAAATTATCTCGGTGGAAGTTTCATCAGCAAAGAAAAGCTGAAAGAATGTTTTATGATTAATGATGAGCAATTTTCTCAAATGTCACCTTTCTTGATTTTACCAAACAAAACTACGGAAAATCTGGCTCAGAAATTTGAGAAAAAGAAAGAGAAAGAAGTGGTGCAAATTAATCGATACTTTGACCCCAATGAATTGAATCAGGAACAATGGCAAGCATTGGGATTTTCTGAAAAACAAGCTATTTCGATTTTGAAATACCGAGACAAGATTCTGAAAGGTTCTTTCAAATCTTTGGAAGATATTCAAAAATGTTATATGATTTCACCAGAAAAATTTGAGGAAATGAAACCTTGGATTAAGCTTTCTATTCCTGATAAAGCTAAACAGACTGAAGAAAAAACTATAGTTGCAGAAAAAACTGATTTTTCAAAAATTAATCTCAATCAAATCACTTTCAAACAACTGCAGGAATTTGGATTTACCGAAAAAGATTCGGCTGGGATTTTAGCATTTAGAAAGAAATTAGGCGGTTTCATCAATAAACAGCAATTACTGGAAACATACGAAATCGACAGAGCTTTATGTGAAAAATTAATCTATGTTACAAAGCTTGATAACTCAGATGTTCCGAAATATTCTTTAACCGAAGCACCTGAAGATTGGCTGAAAAAACATCCATATTTCCGATTTTCCGCGGACAGAATTATCTTTTATAGAATTTCTTATCCTAATGATAGGAAGATCTGGAAATACTTGAAATTGAAACCCGAATATGAGGAAAAAATGAGACTTTATATTATTAATGATAAATGA
- the rluF gene encoding 23S rRNA pseudouridine(2604) synthase RluF — MEKIRINKYLSEVGFCSRRAADKLLEEGRITINGVVPELGTKVSDEDEIFVDGKTIKKVEEEFVYIAFNKPVGIVCTTDTKREKNNIVDYINHPKRIFPIGRLDKPSEGLILLTSDGDIVNKILRARNNHEKEYYVRVNKPITEKFLEKMRNGVPILETVTKKCEVEKIDTMNFRIVLTQGLNRQIRRMCEHLDYEVKKLKRIRIMNIKLDLPVGKWRDLTAEEMKELNGLLEDSSKTFE, encoded by the coding sequence ATGGAAAAAATAAGAATCAATAAATATCTATCAGAAGTAGGATTCTGTTCCAGAAGAGCAGCGGATAAACTTTTGGAAGAAGGCAGAATTACTATCAATGGTGTCGTTCCAGAATTGGGAACTAAAGTTTCTGATGAGGACGAAATTTTCGTAGATGGGAAAACCATCAAAAAAGTAGAAGAGGAGTTTGTTTATATTGCTTTCAATAAGCCTGTTGGAATCGTCTGTACAACTGATACAAAACGTGAAAAAAATAATATCGTAGATTACATCAACCATCCAAAACGTATTTTCCCAATCGGAAGGTTGGATAAACCGAGTGAAGGTTTGATTTTGCTGACTTCAGATGGCGATATCGTCAACAAAATTCTTAGGGCTAGAAATAATCACGAAAAAGAATATTACGTAAGAGTTAATAAGCCTATCACTGAAAAGTTCCTTGAAAAAATGCGAAATGGTGTTCCGATTTTGGAAACAGTGACAAAAAAATGCGAAGTCGAAAAAATCGACACAATGAACTTCCGAATTGTTCTAACGCAAGGTCTCAACCGACAAATCCGAAGAATGTGTGAACATCTGGATTACGAAGTAAAGAAGCTTAAAAGAATCAGGATTATGAATATCAAACTTGATCTTCCAGTCGGAAAATGGCGCGATTTAACAGCAGAAGAAATGAAAGAACTGAATGGATTATTAGAAGATTCTAGCAAAACGTTTGAGTAA
- a CDS encoding T9SS type A sorting domain-containing protein: MKKLLLSFIATSAIFFSANAQTKISFEASEGYNVGSVDGQKDWTASSSYFKVSNNRATDGTSSLYIEDDASEEWSNAYTTIPNYSKTEVSADVYLDGFDSDYAVGLYTEDGDVVADFWLTYQSWNFVVYDPAQETYVETDLEWDSTTWYNFKTVIDKANNTLEYYVNGNVIYSTTLTATDFSFLDLSIENYGSGFSVDNIQVKDATLAVAEAGKKDIFRVYPNPTVDVVNFDVAGKINSVEVYDVAGKLVKMSKDGAKSLNVSELGKGNYVVKVQTENASYTKKVIKK; the protein is encoded by the coding sequence ATGAAAAAACTTCTATTATCTTTTATTGCTACATCAGCAATTTTCTTTTCGGCTAATGCACAAACAAAAATTTCTTTCGAAGCTTCGGAGGGTTATAATGTTGGTAGTGTAGATGGACAAAAAGATTGGACTGCTTCAAGTTCTTATTTTAAAGTGTCAAACAATAGAGCTACAGATGGAACAAGTTCTCTATATATCGAGGATGATGCTAGTGAAGAGTGGAGTAATGCTTACACAACAATACCAAACTATAGCAAAACAGAAGTATCTGCAGATGTTTATCTTGATGGTTTTGATTCTGATTATGCAGTAGGATTATATACTGAAGATGGAGATGTGGTTGCTGATTTTTGGTTGACATATCAAAGCTGGAACTTTGTAGTTTATGATCCGGCGCAAGAGACTTATGTAGAAACTGATTTAGAGTGGGACTCTACAACTTGGTATAACTTCAAAACCGTAATTGATAAAGCCAATAACACACTTGAATATTATGTGAACGGAAATGTTATTTACTCAACAACATTGACAGCTACAGATTTTTCCTTTTTAGATCTATCTATAGAAAATTATGGTTCTGGTTTCAGTGTTGATAATATCCAGGTTAAAGATGCTACGTTAGCTGTTGCTGAAGCAGGTAAAAAAGACATCTTCAGAGTTTATCCAAATCCAACTGTAGATGTTGTGAATTTTGATGTTGCTGGAAAAATTAATTCTGTTGAAGTTTATGATGTTGCAGGTAAACTAGTCAAAATGTCTAAAGATGGAGCAAAATCATTAAACGTATCTGAGCTTGGCAAAGGTAACTATGTAGTTAAGGTACAAACAGAAAATGCTTCTTATACTAAAAAAGTAATCAAAAAATAA
- the truB gene encoding tRNA pseudouridine(55) synthase TruB: MTVEELQSGQIFLLDKPLDWTSFQAVNKLKYKLKNEFKELPKKFKIGHAGTLDPRATGLLIVCTGKFTKKIPEIQDAPKEYWAEIKIGVQTESYDTEKPEILQTDYSHITKENIHLALEKFIGEIDQKPPVFSALKVDGKRAYDLARAGTEVEMKSRKTTIHYLNNIEINLPFVSFTVGCSKGTYIRSLAHDIGQELKVGAYLTQLRRTRIGDYSIESATSDYLENDFRFNN; this comes from the coding sequence ATGACAGTAGAAGAATTACAATCCGGACAGATATTTTTATTGGACAAACCTTTGGATTGGACAAGTTTTCAGGCTGTCAATAAGTTGAAATATAAACTAAAAAATGAGTTCAAGGAATTACCTAAGAAATTCAAAATAGGTCACGCTGGTACTTTGGATCCGAGAGCGACAGGATTATTAATTGTTTGCACAGGAAAATTCACAAAGAAAATTCCAGAGATTCAGGATGCGCCAAAAGAGTATTGGGCGGAAATAAAAATAGGTGTTCAAACCGAATCTTACGACACCGAGAAGCCAGAGATTCTACAAACCGATTATTCTCACATTACCAAAGAAAATATTCATCTAGCATTAGAGAAATTCATTGGAGAAATTGATCAAAAACCACCTGTTTTTTCAGCTTTGAAAGTAGATGGGAAACGAGCTTACGATCTGGCAAGAGCTGGAACAGAAGTAGAAATGAAGTCTAGAAAAACCACAATTCATTATCTTAATAATATAGAGATTAATCTACCATTTGTTTCTTTCACTGTCGGATGTTCAAAAGGAACTTACATTAGAAGTTTGGCCCACGACATTGGACAAGAATTAAAAGTTGGCGCTTATTTGACACAGCTCAGAAGGACAAGAATTGGAGATTATTCAATAGAAAGTGCGACTTCTGATTATCTCGAAAATGATTTCCGTTTTAATAATTAA
- a CDS encoding undecaprenyl-diphosphate phosphatase produces the protein MDLIKAIIIAIIEGLTEYLPISSTAHMGFAASLMGLEETEFLKMFQVSIQFGAILSVVVAYGKKFFDFSNLQFYYKLAFAVLPALGIGFFLDDIIESVLGNQIAISSVLVLGGVVLLFADNWFKNPIIHDEKEITIKKAVTIGFWQCLAMMPGTSRSAASIIGGMSQGLSRKAAAEFSFFLAVPTMLAVTLYSVFVKTWGKETGNPQKGYEMILASQDHILIFVIGNIVAFVVAWIAIKSFIALLNKYGFKPWGWYRIFVGIALLIYFYFFK, from the coding sequence ATGGATTTGATCAAAGCAATTATTATTGCAATCATAGAAGGACTTACCGAATATTTACCAATTTCTTCAACCGCTCATATGGGATTTGCTGCCAGTTTGATGGGATTAGAAGAAACTGAATTTCTCAAGATGTTTCAGGTTTCTATCCAATTCGGAGCGATACTTTCTGTAGTTGTGGCTTATGGTAAAAAATTCTTTGATTTCAGCAATCTTCAGTTTTATTACAAATTAGCTTTTGCCGTTTTGCCTGCTTTGGGCATTGGTTTTTTCTTAGATGATATCATTGAATCTGTTCTCGGAAATCAAATTGCTATTTCATCTGTTTTGGTTTTAGGTGGAGTTGTTTTGTTGTTTGCAGATAATTGGTTCAAGAATCCAATTATTCACGATGAAAAAGAAATTACGATCAAAAAAGCAGTGACTATTGGCTTTTGGCAATGTTTGGCGATGATGCCTGGAACGAGTAGGAGTGCCGCTTCTATTATTGGTGGGATGTCTCAGGGATTATCCAGAAAAGCTGCAGCAGAATTTTCGTTTTTTCTTGCAGTTCCGACGATGTTGGCTGTAACGCTTTACTCTGTTTTTGTAAAAACTTGGGGTAAAGAAACAGGGAATCCTCAGAAAGGTTATGAGATGATTTTAGCTTCACAAGACCATATTTTGATTTTTGTAATCGGAAATATCGTTGCTTTTGTTGTCGCTTGGATTGCCATCAAATCGTTCATTGCTTTATTGAACAAATATGGTTTCAAACCTTGGGGCTGGTATCGTATTTTTGTTGGAATTGCGCTGTTGATTTATTTTTATTTCTTTAAATAA
- a CDS encoding DUF3098 domain-containing protein: MAKKTNKYSADQIGKPTETAEKNAFYFGNKNFKLMLIGLGLILLGFVLMMGADANTTPEGKFDPNYWNEGIFSFRRIRLAPMLVIAGFVVQVFAILKRNKD, translated from the coding sequence ATGGCAAAAAAAACAAATAAATATTCTGCGGATCAAATAGGAAAACCTACTGAAACTGCTGAAAAAAATGCTTTCTATTTCGGAAACAAAAATTTTAAATTGATGTTAATCGGATTAGGATTGATTCTTTTAGGATTTGTTCTGATGATGGGAGCAGACGCTAACACAACGCCGGAAGGAAAATTTGACCCAAATTACTGGAACGAAGGGATTTTCTCTTTTAGAAGAATCAGATTAGCGCCAATGCTGGTCATTGCAGGATTTGTGGTTCAGGTTTTTGCAATTCTGAAGAGAAATAAGGATTAA
- a CDS encoding cell division protein FtsX, producing MPKTVDDFNKSRLRSSNITVVISISLVLFLVGLFGLILINAQKYSDYIKEQLVVEAYFDEYLDPRDSAKTLKFQEETFTTIKQQNYVKQAKYISKQQATVLAKKQLGIDADALFEEDIFPASVEVTLKPEFVDPAKIDGVVTQLKAIKGVKDVANDNQLTIDVYNNLNRILTWILAFSILFLIVAMVLINNSIRLKIFSKRFIIKTMQLVGAKRRFILMPFIKEALVLGLIGAFIGLLALGGVWYYFTSQIGTPFVQDTNQYVFLVIIILLVGVFITIASTIFATWRFLRSNVDDLYYS from the coding sequence ATGCCAAAGACAGTTGACGATTTTAATAAAAGCAGACTGAGATCAAGTAATATTACTGTGGTCATCAGTATTTCGCTGGTTTTATTCCTTGTAGGATTATTTGGATTGATATTGATCAATGCTCAAAAATATTCGGATTATATCAAGGAGCAATTGGTGGTGGAAGCTTATTTTGATGAGTATCTGGATCCACGCGATTCTGCAAAAACGCTTAAGTTTCAAGAGGAAACTTTTACCACAATCAAGCAGCAGAATTATGTAAAGCAAGCTAAATATATTTCTAAACAACAAGCGACAGTTTTGGCAAAAAAACAGCTGGGAATAGACGCTGATGCACTTTTTGAAGAAGATATATTTCCTGCTTCTGTTGAAGTTACTCTGAAGCCAGAATTTGTTGATCCTGCAAAAATTGATGGTGTTGTAACACAACTTAAGGCGATAAAAGGCGTAAAAGATGTGGCTAATGATAATCAATTAACTATCGATGTTTACAACAACTTGAATAGAATTCTGACTTGGATATTAGCATTTTCAATTTTATTCTTGATTGTCGCAATGGTTCTTATTAATAATTCAATCAGACTGAAAATATTCTCTAAGAGATTTATTATCAAAACTATGCAATTAGTTGGAGCTAAGAGGAGATTTATTCTGATGCCTTTTATAAAAGAAGCCTTGGTTCTTGGATTAATTGGTGCGTTCATAGGGCTTTTAGCTTTAGGAGGTGTTTGGTATTATTTCACAAGCCAGATTGGGACACCATTTGTTCAGGACACGAACCAATATGTTTTCTTGGTGATAATAATTTTATTGGTGGGTGTTTTTATAACCATTGCAAGTACTATCTTTGCAACCTGGAGATTTTTACGAAGCAACGTTGATGATCTATATTACTCTTAA
- a CDS encoding DNA topoisomerase IB, translated as MKVTRQATGKNFSYFDKNKEKLKDPQKIEYIKSLVIPPAWTNVEITTNKSAKILAIGRDQKGRKQYIYNPKFRAKKDADKFDRILHFAENLEHMRRVTGQHLRKKKMTREKVLAAMVRLLDSAYFRPGSPKYTQQNQSYGLTTIRKKHLNIEGDEMIFSYKGKSGKFQEKHIINAKLTKVISDLEDLPGYRLFKYYDKDNNLITVESQDLNQYIKEIMGEEFSAKDFRTWAGTMIAAGILDELGICEKKQQKELKKRIRNAIVAVSEKLGNTPSVARDSYIDPRIFEHYKNGHTIQYFKKEIKKLLRKNENLSETEVGVLYMLKSKLS; from the coding sequence ATGAAAGTGACACGCCAAGCTACAGGAAAAAATTTTTCTTATTTCGATAAAAATAAAGAGAAACTCAAGGACCCACAAAAAATCGAATATATAAAATCGTTGGTCATTCCACCAGCTTGGACCAATGTTGAAATCACAACCAATAAAAGCGCAAAAATACTGGCAATCGGACGAGACCAAAAAGGCAGAAAGCAATACATCTACAATCCAAAATTCCGAGCTAAGAAAGATGCGGACAAGTTTGACAGGATTTTACATTTTGCCGAAAACCTGGAACATATGCGGCGCGTTACAGGACAACATCTGAGAAAGAAAAAAATGACCCGTGAAAAAGTTCTTGCCGCAATGGTCAGACTTTTAGATTCTGCTTATTTTCGTCCTGGAAGTCCAAAATATACACAACAAAACCAGAGTTATGGCTTAACAACCATCCGCAAAAAACATCTTAACATTGAAGGCGACGAAATGATTTTTTCTTACAAAGGAAAATCAGGAAAATTTCAAGAAAAACATATTATCAATGCTAAATTGACAAAAGTCATTTCTGATTTGGAAGATCTCCCAGGCTACAGACTTTTCAAATATTATGATAAAGACAACAATCTTATTACGGTTGAAAGTCAGGATCTGAACCAATATATCAAAGAAATAATGGGTGAGGAATTTTCTGCAAAAGATTTCAGAACCTGGGCAGGAACGATGATTGCTGCCGGAATTCTGGATGAATTGGGAATCTGTGAAAAAAAACAACAAAAAGAATTGAAAAAAAGAATCCGAAATGCGATTGTTGCAGTTTCTGAAAAGTTAGGCAATACACCTTCCGTAGCAAGAGATTCTTACATTGATCCCCGCATTTTTGAACATTACAAAAACGGACACACCATACAATATTTCAAGAAAGAAATTAAAAAGCTATTGAGAAAGAATGAAAATCTGTCCGAGACCGAAGTTGGTGTTTTGTATATGTTGAAATCGAAATTAAGTTAA